One genomic window of Oleomonas cavernae includes the following:
- a CDS encoding growth inhibitor PemK, with product MPIPLPQLGLVISYTYLWHHEHQVGREEGRENRPCVIVLALEHTDDGTTMVAVLPITHAAPRDPALAVELPRLVKQHLGLDGERSWVLLHEGNEFTWPGYDLKPLPGARDRFDCEGGLPPFRSDPAIFCQ from the coding sequence ATGCCCATCCCCTTGCCACAGTTGGGCCTGGTCATTTCCTACACCTATCTGTGGCACCATGAGCATCAGGTGGGACGCGAAGAGGGACGGGAGAATCGCCCTTGCGTTATCGTCCTGGCCCTCGAACACACTGACGATGGAACCACGATGGTGGCGGTGCTCCCCATCACCCATGCAGCACCGCGAGATCCGGCACTAGCCGTCGAGTTGCCTCGTCTCGTCAAGCAGCACCTTGGCCTTGATGGCGAACGCTCCTGGGTTCTGCTGCATGAAGGCAACGAATTCACTTGGCCGGGATACGACCTGAAGCCTCTGCCCGGCGCCAGGGACCGCTTCGATTGCGAAGGGGGTCTGCCGCCGTTTCGCAGTGACCCCGCAATATTCTGTCAGTAG
- a CDS encoding tetratricopeptide repeat-containing serine protease family protein, producing the protein MATALLPTSGAKADLVKTLGPVSIQGKFGNFQILVNGQVVATDREVSTLFIDDAFPSHDHPEWVLLSYGRGGNFCDAAYKILNLRTSPPALSSAADNCRALTYMVTPTQLIITDGAGDIWFYTDSGGMEKAPKLTIEDDVRRGTDAYKSGDFDLALRYLWPSAASKDPQAPYLLGLMWHLGKGVDRDYKRAKEFYEAAAALGYAPAMFRVGTLYANGRGVAVDFVTANSWYRRAADLGDGSAQYNLGLNILAGRGAAKSAKEACFWFLLATERLVDPHDLEAVKKNLERTLPQLSDTELAEVRRQALEWQPGTFSLFTKAADLKAWIGKHPFSKVNGFQMSEVPELAVRLKLVFGDKAAQSFPMMDGPGSVAEQDGWLVVNTCQAHFCDKVHFDFAVELQSYEIVGCIRYGDFDRQTEVWSGTNFTPVSRELVTLNEDQCDIHRLGPEGILATLERLALRDNAPSVTKPPKPVPPPQGERTVGTGYVIDHMTSIVTNAHVVKECRAISVRRSQTAAKGTIIASDTRNDLALIRADLPDLTPIYFREGRGIRPAESVVALGYPYAGLLSTMPQSSTGTVTALAGIGDDTRLMQISAPIQPGNSGGPIFDLSGNVVGTVVSTLDAIAIAELTGSVPQNVNFGIKASVVRDFLDSNGVIYATRASTEKLDPADVSEQGMRSVVMIECTK; encoded by the coding sequence GTGGCCACGGCACTGCTCCCCACTTCAGGTGCCAAGGCAGACCTCGTTAAGACGCTCGGACCAGTCTCCATACAGGGCAAATTCGGAAATTTTCAGATTCTGGTGAACGGTCAGGTGGTCGCAACCGACAGGGAAGTATCCACCCTGTTCATCGACGACGCCTTTCCCAGCCATGACCATCCCGAATGGGTATTACTTAGTTATGGTAGGGGCGGGAATTTTTGCGACGCCGCCTACAAGATATTGAATCTCCGAACCTCGCCACCGGCGCTCAGTTCAGCGGCCGATAACTGCCGTGCCTTGACCTATATGGTCACCCCAACACAACTCATCATCACTGATGGTGCAGGTGATATCTGGTTCTATACAGACAGCGGCGGTATGGAGAAGGCGCCCAAGCTAACGATCGAAGACGACGTCCGGCGTGGTACCGATGCCTATAAGTCTGGTGATTTCGATTTGGCACTCCGCTACCTATGGCCTTCCGCCGCCAGCAAAGACCCCCAGGCACCTTATCTGCTGGGTTTGATGTGGCACCTTGGTAAGGGGGTCGATCGAGACTACAAGCGCGCCAAAGAATTCTACGAGGCGGCAGCTGCACTTGGATATGCGCCCGCCATGTTCCGTGTCGGCACCCTTTACGCCAATGGTCGCGGGGTAGCCGTTGATTTTGTCACCGCGAACAGTTGGTATCGGAGAGCGGCCGACCTCGGCGATGGTAGCGCCCAATACAACCTGGGCCTCAACATTCTTGCTGGGCGAGGGGCAGCGAAGAGCGCGAAAGAAGCCTGTTTCTGGTTTCTCCTAGCAACCGAGAGGCTTGTGGATCCACATGACCTTGAGGCCGTCAAAAAAAATCTCGAAAGGACCCTGCCACAACTGAGCGATACGGAACTCGCAGAGGTGCGAAGGCAGGCACTCGAGTGGCAACCCGGCACGTTCTCCTTGTTCACCAAAGCCGCAGATTTGAAGGCGTGGATTGGAAAGCATCCGTTCAGCAAAGTGAATGGCTTCCAAATGTCGGAGGTGCCGGAGTTGGCCGTTCGACTCAAACTGGTCTTTGGTGACAAGGCAGCCCAGAGCTTTCCGATGATGGACGGGCCGGGTAGTGTCGCGGAGCAAGACGGATGGCTCGTCGTAAATACCTGCCAAGCTCATTTTTGCGACAAAGTACATTTCGATTTTGCGGTGGAGCTTCAGTCCTACGAGATTGTTGGATGTATCAGGTATGGGGATTTTGATAGGCAGACCGAAGTCTGGAGTGGCACTAACTTTACGCCGGTGTCACGTGAGCTGGTAACGCTGAATGAAGATCAGTGCGATATCCATAGGCTTGGCCCAGAAGGAATACTCGCTACGCTTGAGCGCCTTGCTCTTCGCGATAACGCCCCTTCCGTGACGAAACCGCCTAAGCCTGTCCCGCCGCCTCAGGGTGAGAGAACCGTTGGCACTGGGTATGTCATAGATCACATGACATCAATAGTTACCAATGCCCACGTGGTAAAGGAGTGTAGGGCGATTTCTGTTCGCCGCAGCCAAACGGCCGCAAAGGGAACGATCATTGCGTCGGATACCCGCAATGACCTAGCCCTCATTCGCGCAGACCTGCCGGATCTTACGCCGATCTATTTTCGCGAGGGACGCGGGATACGGCCTGCCGAGAGCGTTGTCGCTCTGGGATATCCCTATGCTGGCCTCCTCTCGACAATGCCGCAATCATCAACAGGCACGGTGACAGCCCTTGCGGGAATTGGCGATGACACAAGGCTTATGCAGATCAGCGCACCAATACAACCTGGCAATTCGGGTGGCCCGATCTTTGATCTTTCGGGCAACGTCGTCGGGACGGTCGTATCGACTCTTGATGCGATAGCAATCGCGGAGCTTACGGGCTCGGTTCCACAGAATGTGAACTTTGGTATCAAGGCATCTGTCGTTCGAGATTTTCTCGATTCCAATGGCGTGATCTACGCGACACGCGCCTCCACCGAAAAACTCGATCCCGCTGACGTCAGCGAACAGGGAATGCGGTCGGTCGTCATGATCGAGTGTACAAAATAG
- the dxs gene encoding 1-deoxy-D-xylulose-5-phosphate synthase: protein MTTVTISPPHTPLLDQVAGPEDLRTLTEEQLPALAAELRAETIEAVSITGGHLGAGLGVIELTIALHYVFDTPRDRLIWDVGHQAYPHKILTHRRDRIRTLRQGGGLSGFTKRAESEYDPFGAAHSSTSISAGLGMAVARDLKGDNNNVIAVIGDGAMSAGMAYEAMNNAGSMDSRLIVILNDNDMSIAPPVGAMSAYLARLMSSRSYVNFRHMAKQMIQRFPKSFERTARRAEEYARGMASGGGTLFEELGFYYVGPIDGHNLEHLLPILRNVRDAGNGPILVHVMTQKGKGYPPAEAAADKYHGVARFDVTTGAQVKSKPNAPQYTRVFSDALIKLAEKDERIVAITGAMPSGTGLDRFGERFPKRCFDVGIAEQHAVTFAAGLATEGLKPVCAIYSTFLQRGYDQVVHDVAIQRLPVRFALDRAGLVGADGATHAGSFDLAYLGCLPDFVLMAAADEAELARMVATSMAIDDRPSAFRFPRGEGVGVEIPDDLQPLEIGKGRILREGGRVAILSLGTRLAEALKAADELAGRGFPATVADARFAKPLDEALIRRLATEHEILITIEEGSIGGFGSHVLHYLAKSGLLDRGLKVRPMVLPDVFLDQDAPGAMYDAAGLNARHIVAEVLAALGDAAAAKVLRA from the coding sequence ATGACGACTGTGACCATCAGCCCACCGCATACCCCTCTGCTCGACCAGGTTGCCGGGCCTGAGGATCTGCGGACCCTGACCGAGGAGCAATTGCCGGCCCTGGCCGCCGAACTGCGGGCCGAGACGATCGAGGCCGTCTCGATCACCGGCGGGCATCTGGGGGCGGGCCTGGGCGTCATCGAGCTGACGATCGCCCTGCATTACGTGTTCGATACGCCGCGCGACCGCCTGATCTGGGACGTCGGCCACCAGGCCTATCCCCACAAGATCCTGACCCATCGCCGCGACCGCATCCGGACGCTGCGCCAGGGCGGCGGCCTCTCGGGCTTTACCAAGCGGGCCGAGAGCGAATACGACCCCTTCGGCGCCGCCCACTCCTCGACCTCGATCTCGGCCGGCCTCGGCATGGCCGTGGCGCGGGATCTCAAGGGGGACAACAACAACGTCATCGCGGTAATCGGCGACGGCGCCATGTCGGCCGGCATGGCCTATGAGGCGATGAACAACGCCGGTTCCATGGACAGCCGGCTGATCGTCATCCTCAACGACAACGACATGTCGATCGCGCCGCCCGTGGGCGCGATGAGCGCCTATCTCGCCCGCCTGATGTCATCCCGCTCCTATGTCAATTTCCGGCATATGGCCAAGCAGATGATCCAGCGCTTCCCCAAGAGCTTCGAGCGCACCGCCAGGCGGGCGGAGGAATACGCCCGCGGCATGGCCTCGGGCGGCGGCACCCTGTTCGAGGAACTGGGCTTCTACTACGTGGGCCCGATCGACGGCCACAATCTCGAACACCTGCTGCCCATCCTGCGCAACGTGCGCGATGCCGGCAACGGCCCGATCCTGGTTCACGTCATGACCCAGAAGGGCAAGGGCTACCCGCCGGCCGAGGCCGCGGCCGACAAGTACCACGGCGTCGCCCGCTTCGACGTAACCACCGGCGCCCAGGTCAAGAGCAAGCCCAATGCCCCGCAGTATACCCGCGTCTTCTCCGACGCCCTGATCAAGCTGGCCGAGAAGGACGAGCGCATCGTCGCCATCACCGGCGCCATGCCGTCCGGCACCGGCCTCGACCGCTTCGGCGAACGCTTCCCCAAGCGCTGCTTCGATGTCGGCATCGCCGAGCAGCACGCGGTGACCTTTGCCGCCGGCCTCGCCACCGAGGGGCTGAAGCCGGTCTGCGCCATCTATTCGACCTTCCTGCAGCGCGGCTATGACCAGGTGGTGCACGACGTGGCGATCCAGCGCCTGCCCGTGCGCTTCGCCCTCGACCGGGCCGGCCTGGTGGGCGCCGACGGTGCCACCCATGCCGGCTCCTTCGACCTGGCCTACCTGGGCTGCCTGCCCGATTTCGTGCTGATGGCGGCCGCCGACGAGGCCGAGTTGGCGCGCATGGTCGCAACCTCCATGGCGATCGACGATCGCCCCTCGGCCTTCCGCTTCCCGCGCGGCGAGGGCGTGGGTGTCGAGATCCCCGACGACCTGCAACCGCTGGAGATCGGCAAGGGCCGTATCCTGCGGGAGGGCGGCCGCGTCGCCATCCTCTCGCTCGGCACCCGCCTCGCCGAGGCCCTGAAAGCCGCCGACGAGCTGGCCGGCCGCGGCTTCCCCGCGACGGTCGCCGATGCCCGCTTCGCCAAGCCCCTGGACGAAGCCCTGATCCGCCGCCTGGCGACCGAGCACGAGATCCTGATCACCATCGAGGAAGGCTCGATCGGCGGTTTCGGCAGCCACGTCCTGCATTACCTCGCCAAGAGCGGCCTGCTCGACCGCGGCCTCAAGGTTCGCCCGATGGTGCTACCCGACGTGTTCCTCGACCAGGATGCGCCGGGCGCCATGTACGACGCGGCCGGGCTGAACGCGCGGCACATCGTGGCGGAAGTGCTGGCCGCGCTGGGCGACGCGGCGGCAGCGAAGGTGCTGCGGGCCTGA
- a CDS encoding polyprenyl synthetase family protein, whose translation MTDALNAALAKAASDIEKTLDRVLPPASGPEARLAEAMRYACLSGGKRLRPFLTLEVAQLFDVTPSCAYRAAAAIEAIHCYSLIHDDLPAMDDDDLRRGKPTVHKAFDEATAILAGDALLTFGFELLAGQDTHPDPRVRLELVATLALASGAHGMVGGQMADLAAEKSEGELDLHTITRLQKMKTGALITAAAEAGAILGKASAEARTALKGYAHDMGLAFQIADDLLDVEGRVEETGKAVGKDEARGKATFVSILGLERARAQAELLTEQAIRHLAMFGTRADLLVALARYVIERKS comes from the coding sequence ATGACCGATGCGCTGAACGCCGCGCTGGCGAAAGCCGCCAGCGATATCGAGAAGACCCTGGACCGTGTCCTGCCGCCGGCGAGCGGGCCCGAGGCGCGCCTGGCCGAGGCCATGCGCTATGCCTGCCTGTCGGGCGGCAAGCGGCTGCGCCCGTTCCTGACGCTCGAAGTGGCGCAATTGTTCGACGTGACGCCGTCCTGCGCCTATCGCGCCGCCGCCGCGATCGAGGCCATCCATTGCTACAGCCTGATCCATGACGATCTGCCGGCGATGGACGACGACGACCTGCGCCGGGGCAAGCCCACGGTGCACAAGGCCTTCGACGAGGCGACCGCGATCCTGGCGGGCGATGCCCTGCTGACCTTCGGCTTCGAGCTGCTGGCCGGCCAGGACACCCACCCCGATCCCCGCGTGCGCCTGGAACTGGTCGCCACCCTGGCCCTGGCCTCCGGCGCTCATGGCATGGTCGGCGGGCAGATGGCCGACCTCGCCGCCGAGAAGAGCGAGGGCGAGCTCGACCTGCACACCATCACCCGCCTGCAGAAGATGAAGACCGGCGCCCTGATCACCGCCGCGGCCGAGGCCGGGGCGATTCTGGGCAAGGCCAGCGCCGAGGCGCGGACGGCACTGAAGGGCTATGCCCATGACATGGGCCTGGCCTTCCAGATCGCCGACGACCTGCTCGACGTCGAAGGCCGGGTCGAGGAGACCGGCAAGGCCGTGGGCAAGGACGAGGCCCGCGGCAAGGCCACCTTTGTTTCCATCCTGGGGCTGGAGCGTGCCCGGGCCCAGGCGGAACTGCTGACCGAGCAGGCGATCCGCCATCTGGCGATGTTCGGGACGCGCGCCGACCTTCTGGTCGCGCTGGCGCGTTACGTCATCGAGCGCAAGTCTTGA
- a CDS encoding exodeoxyribonuclease VII small subunit — MPASPAPLPADITSLSFEAALKELEGIVRQLEDGRVDLEASIDIYGRGALLKRHCEAKLAQAKAKIEAIVTGPDGEIATRAFDAG; from the coding sequence ATGCCTGCTTCCCCCGCGCCGCTGCCGGCCGATATCACGTCCTTGAGCTTCGAAGCTGCCTTGAAGGAGCTCGAGGGGATCGTGCGCCAACTCGAGGACGGCCGTGTCGATCTCGAAGCCTCGATCGACATCTACGGCCGCGGCGCCCTGCTCAAGCGCCATTGCGAGGCCAAGCTGGCCCAGGCCAAGGCCAAGATCGAGGCGATCGTGACCGGTCCCGACGGCGAGATTGCGACACGAGCTTTCGATGCCGGCTGA
- a CDS encoding glycosyltransferase family 2 protein has translation MGSEHPTSQPIELTILMPCLNEAETLAVCIAKATNFLKRSGIAGEVLIADNGSSDGSQAIAREHGARVVAVTSRGYGAALIGGIEAARGRFVIMGDADDSYDFSRLDGFVEALRGGADLVMGNRFKGGIGTGAMPFLHRYLGNPVLSFLGRLFFSIDAGDFHCGLRGFRRDAVAGLHLQTLGMEFASEMVVRAALAGLRIAEVPTTLRKDGRSRPPHLRTWRDGWRHLRFLLLYSPRWLFMYPGLALIGLGILGAALLLPGPLKLADGLTIDVHTFYVACMGILVGTQSLTFGLLARRFGAAQGFLPASPRLESALSRLTLERLLLVALALLAGGLAGAVSAMVEWGGLDFGPVHYSSLLRRLILSLTALAAGTQLGLAGFLGSVMEIKHRQPEG, from the coding sequence ATGGGCAGTGAACATCCAACCAGCCAGCCAATCGAGCTCACCATCCTGATGCCCTGCCTGAACGAGGCGGAAACTCTGGCGGTCTGCATCGCCAAGGCGACGAACTTCCTGAAGCGCAGCGGGATCGCGGGCGAAGTGCTGATCGCCGACAACGGCTCGAGCGACGGCAGCCAGGCGATCGCCCGGGAACACGGCGCGCGCGTCGTGGCCGTGACCAGCCGCGGCTATGGTGCTGCCCTGATCGGCGGCATCGAGGCCGCGCGCGGCCGCTTCGTGATCATGGGCGATGCCGACGATTCCTACGATTTCAGCCGCCTCGACGGCTTCGTCGAGGCCTTGCGCGGCGGTGCCGACCTGGTCATGGGCAACCGCTTCAAGGGCGGCATCGGCACCGGTGCCATGCCCTTCCTGCACCGCTACCTGGGCAACCCGGTGCTGAGTTTCCTGGGCCGGCTGTTCTTTTCGATCGACGCTGGCGATTTCCATTGCGGCCTGCGCGGGTTCCGCCGCGACGCGGTCGCCGGCCTGCACCTGCAAACCCTGGGCATGGAATTCGCCAGCGAGATGGTGGTGCGTGCCGCCCTCGCCGGCCTGAGGATCGCCGAGGTGCCCACCACCCTGCGCAAGGACGGGCGCTCGCGCCCGCCGCACCTGCGTACCTGGCGCGACGGCTGGCGCCACCTGCGCTTCCTCCTGCTCTACAGCCCGCGCTGGCTGTTCATGTATCCAGGCCTGGCGCTGATCGGGCTGGGCATCCTGGGGGCCGCGCTGTTGCTGCCCGGGCCGCTGAAGCTGGCCGACGGCCTGACCATCGACGTCCACACCTTCTATGTCGCCTGCATGGGCATCCTGGTCGGCACCCAGAGCCTGACCTTCGGCCTGCTGGCCCGGCGCTTTGGCGCGGCACAAGGCTTCCTGCCGGCCTCGCCCCGGCTGGAAAGCGCGCTGAGCCGGCTGACCCTGGAACGGCTGCTGCTGGTCGCCCTGGCCCTGCTGGCCGGCGGCCTGGCCGGCGCGGTTTCAGCGATGGTGGAATGGGGCGGGCTGGACTTCGGCCCGGTCCACTATTCCAGCCTGCTGCGGCGCCTGATCCTGTCGCTGACCGCGCTCGCCGCCGGCACCCAACTGGGCCTGGCCGGCTTCCTGGGCAGCGTCATGGAGATCAAGCACCGCCAGCCCGAGGGCTGA
- a CDS encoding histone deacetylase family protein produces the protein MSTILFSHPSCLDHDTGWGHPECADRLRAVMRALEAEDFHYLERVEAPAATREQLTRVHTPDYVDWVLAKVPTATGHQAVHLDADTIVSAGSGQAALHAAGAVVAAVDAVLTGAARSAFCAVRPPGHHAEPDHAMGFCIFNNVAVGAQHARAVHGLSRVAVVDFDVHHGNGTQAAFQGDPDLFYASTHQAPLYPGTGAVGETGCADNILNAPLPPGADGPAFRRAFAEHILPALDRFAPELILISAGFDGHALDPLANLRLIEADYRWVTAELAALSRRHCKGGLVSTLEGGYDLYALASSVAAHVATLMVH, from the coding sequence ATGTCCACCATCCTGTTTTCGCACCCCAGTTGCCTCGATCACGATACCGGCTGGGGCCACCCGGAATGTGCCGATCGCCTGCGCGCGGTCATGCGCGCGCTTGAGGCGGAAGATTTCCACTACCTCGAACGGGTGGAAGCGCCGGCCGCGACCCGCGAGCAACTGACCCGCGTCCACACCCCCGATTATGTCGACTGGGTCCTGGCCAAGGTGCCGACCGCGACCGGGCACCAGGCGGTGCATCTCGATGCCGATACCATCGTCTCGGCCGGCTCGGGCCAGGCGGCGCTGCATGCCGCCGGCGCGGTGGTCGCCGCCGTCGACGCGGTGCTGACCGGGGCAGCGCGGTCCGCCTTCTGCGCCGTGCGGCCGCCCGGCCATCACGCCGAACCCGACCATGCTATGGGCTTCTGCATCTTCAACAATGTCGCCGTCGGGGCCCAGCATGCCCGGGCGGTCCACGGCCTCAGCCGCGTCGCGGTGGTCGATTTCGATGTCCACCACGGCAACGGCACCCAGGCGGCCTTCCAGGGTGATCCCGACCTGTTCTACGCCTCGACCCATCAGGCGCCGCTCTATCCCGGCACCGGGGCCGTGGGCGAGACCGGCTGCGCCGACAACATCCTGAACGCGCCGCTGCCGCCGGGCGCCGACGGGCCGGCTTTCCGCCGCGCCTTTGCCGAGCACATCCTGCCCGCGCTGGACCGGTTCGCGCCGGAACTGATCCTGATTTCGGCGGGCTTCGACGGCCACGCGCTGGACCCGCTGGCCAACCTGCGCCTGATCGAGGCCGACTACCGCTGGGTGACCGCGGAATTGGCCGCGCTGTCCAGGCGCCATTGCAAGGGCGGCCTGGTCTCGACCCTGGAAGGCGGCTACGACCTCTATGCCCTGGCCTCGTCGGTCGCGGCCCATGTCGCGACCTTGATGGTGCATTGA